A section of the Vidua macroura isolate BioBank_ID:100142 chromosome 23, ASM2450914v1, whole genome shotgun sequence genome encodes:
- the LOC128818468 gene encoding arylacetamide deacetylase-like 4 encodes MESYYILVLIAGILVAFVLLVLIATDHNFFKGEIPSDADQPAKLRLYHHMYTLIEILGKNLNHLGLVEEHTLIRLITDGLPACWDSQLFIKDLHFDGVPVRIYLPREPSASKQRGVIFIHGGCGIFGSIRTYERICRYIARKSDSVVVSVGYHLAPEHKYPAQTLECLTATVHFLKTAETYGVDPARIIVCGDSVGGTFTANVCQELGRRTDIPKIRAQVLIYPFLQALNFNLPSHQKNAAVAFLSRERTVSFILKYLNKDCSLKEPILAGSHVPESINLKYRKWINPDLIPDVFKLGYKPPLPTLFSPQVHEEVQELFEPWFSPLLAEDAVVCSLPDTCIVTCEHDVLRDEGLLYKKRLEDNNVRVTWHHVEKGFHSALGFFGYGIFSFPSSNIIMDYAVDFIKGY; translated from the exons ATGGAATCCTATTATATTCTGGTTTTAATAGCAGGAATTTTAGTGGCTTTTGTATTGCTGGTTTTAATTGCAACTGATCATAATTTCTTCAAGGGAGAGATTCCTTCTGATGCTGACCAGCCAGCAAAACTCCGCCTTTATCACCACATGTACACTCTGATAGAAATTCTG GGAAAGAATTTAAACCACTTGGGTCTCGTGGAGGAGCACACACTTATCAGGCTGATCACGGATGGACTCCCAGCATGCTGGGATTCCCAGCTCTTCATTAAGGATCTGCATTTTGATGGGGTGCCCGTGAGGATTTACCTCCCAAGGGAACCATCTGCAAGCAAACAGAGAGGAGTCATCTTCATCCATGGAGGATGCGGCATTTTCGGAAGCATCA GAACTTATGAAAGAATATGCCGGTACATAGCCAGAAAATCCGATTCAGTGGTTGTGTCTGTTGG GTATCATTTAGCACCCGAGCACAAGTATCCAGCCCAAACTCTGGAATGTCTCACTGCTACCGTGCACTTCCTGAAGACTGCAGAGACCTACGGGGTGGACCCCGCTCGGATTATTGTTTGTGGGGACAGTGTAGGGGGCACATTCACTGCCAATGTTTGCCAAGAACTAGGGCGTAGGACAGATATCCCAAAGATTCGTGCCCAGGTGCTGATCTATCCATTTCTCCAAGCACTGAACTTCAATCTGCCATCTCACCAGAAAAATGCTGCCGTTGCCTTCCTGTCCCGGGAGCGCACAGTCAGTTTTATTCTCAAATACCTGAATAAGGACTGCTCCCTGAAGGAACCAATTCTGGCTGGTTCTCATGTTCCTGAGAGTATAAatttgaaatacaggaaatggATAAATCCAGATCTTATTCCAGACGTGTTTAAACTGGGCTATAAACCACCACTCCCCACTTTGTTTTCACCTCAAGTGCATGAAGAAGTGCAAGAACTGTTTGAGCCCTGGTTCTCCCCGCTGCTGGCAGAGGATGCTGTTGTCTGTAGTCTCCCTGACACCTGTATTGTCACCTGTGAGCATGATGTGCTCAGGGATGAAGGGCTGTTGTACAAGAAACGCTTAGAGGACAACAACGTACGCGTGACCTGGCACCACGTGGAAAAAGGCTTTCACAGTgcactgggattttttggatATGGTATCTTCTCTTTCCCATCATCAAATATTATAATGGACTATGCTGTAGACTTTATAAAAGgctattaa
- the LOC128818470 gene encoding arylacetamide deacetylase-like 4: MELLLAIFLSVLIGIVAIAFYYEHPKAEIPRGISEHQKLYFLHYLVNFGLGLATFLDKVGIISEMHFLRIVMETIPPLKDTRLLIKDLRFERVKVRIYQLKTSNNNQRRGILYFHGGVGQFGSIRAYERKCRYFCRKTNSVVVCVGYRLAPEHPFPAQFEDCLTATIHFLRNAQDHGVDPSRVVICGDSSGGTLTAAVAQALVNRRDLPKLRAQILIYPFLQCVDLNLPSYQQNWGVPILLKERTLVFGLKYVNLDLGLIKELFKGCHVSEDRRLKYQKWVSPDYIPHEFKTRGYKPSPTHRPSEEICELVESLFDPVFSPLLAEDSVIAQLPETFILTCEFDVLRDDGLLYKKRLEDHGIKVTWCHLQEGFHGTLYLALFGRVVGFRSGAKGLEKIVNFLRLM, from the exons ATGGAACTTCTCCTGgccatttttctctctgttttgatTGGTATTGTGGCAATTGCTTTCTATTATGAACATCCCAAAGCAGAAATTCCTCGTGGAATCAGTGAGCAccaaaagctttattttcttcattaccTCGTTAACTTTGGGCTTGGTCTG GCAACATTTTTGGACAAAGTAGGTATAATCTCAGAGATGCATTTCCTCAGGATTGTAATGGAGACAATACCACCATTAAAGGATACACGTCTTCTTATCAAGGACTTAAGGTTTGAAAGGGTTAAAGTGAGAATTTACCAGCTAAAAACATCAAACAATAACCAAAGAAGGggaattctttattttcatggaGGAGTTGGCCAGTTTGGAAGTATCC GGGCCTACGAAAGAAAGTGCCGCTACTTCTGCAGGAAGACCAATTCAGTGGTGGTGTGTGTTGG GTATCGTTTAGCTCCTGAGCACCCATTTCCAGCCCAGTTTGAGGACTGTCTCACTGCTACCATCCATTTTCTGAGGAATGCACAAGACCACGGAGTCGACCCTTCCCGCGTTGTCATCTGTGGAGACAGCAGTGGAGGGACACTCACTGCTGCTGTTGCCCAAGCTCTggtgaacagaagagatctcccAAAGCTGAGAGCACAAATCCTAATATATCCTTTTCTGCAGTGTGTGGACTTAAATTTGCCTTCTTATCAGCAGAATTGGGGAGTCCCCATTTTGCTAAAGGAACGAACCCTTGTTTTTGGCTTGAAGTATGTTAATCTGGACTTGGGCCTCATCAAAGAATTATTTAAAGGTTGCCATGTTTCAGAAGATCGGAGACTGAAATATCAGAAATGGGTGAGTCCTGACTACATCCCTCATGAGTTTAAAACAAGAGGTTACAAACCAAGTCCAACACATCGACCCTCAGAAGAAATCTGTGAATTGGTCGAGTCCTTGTTTGACCCTGTTTTTTCACCACTGTTGGCTGAAGACAGTGTTATTGCTCAGCTTCCTGAGACTTTCATTTTGACCTGCGAATTTGATGTGCTTAGAGATGATGGACTGCTCTACAAGAAACGATTAGAGGACCATGGTATAAAAGTGACCTGGTGCCATCTGCAAGAGGGATTCCATGGAACACTGTACTTAGCACTTTTTGGTAGGGTGGTAGGATTCCGCTCTGGAGCTAAAGGCCTGGAAAAGATAGTAAATTTTCTAAGACTGAtgtaa